A window from uncultured Desulfobacter sp. encodes these proteins:
- a CDS encoding N-acetyltransferase, translating into MKIRSSQEFDRLEIEKIHKTAFGKAKGPVIAELVNGLFDDQSAEPLLSLVAVKNQTIVGHVLFTKVNIAQSPILVSACILAPLAVLPEVQSTGVGGLLIQEGLDRLKKNGVDLVFVLGHPDYYPRAGFVPAGKLGFKAPYPIPEEHAGAWMVTELSSGIIGKAGGTVECSDVLNQPQHWRE; encoded by the coding sequence TTGAAAATAAGAAGTTCACAGGAATTTGATAGACTGGAAATAGAAAAAATTCATAAAACGGCATTTGGAAAGGCAAAGGGGCCGGTGATCGCCGAGCTTGTAAATGGTTTATTCGATGACCAAAGCGCAGAACCCTTGCTTTCTCTTGTAGCGGTTAAAAATCAAACTATTGTTGGGCATGTTCTTTTTACAAAAGTAAACATCGCACAATCGCCAATTTTGGTTTCAGCCTGTATATTGGCACCTCTTGCAGTGCTTCCAGAAGTTCAATCCACTGGTGTTGGGGGCCTTCTTATCCAAGAAGGACTTGACCGGTTAAAGAAAAACGGGGTGGATTTGGTTTTTGTTTTAGGACATCCTGATTATTATCCCCGGGCGGGATTCGTTCCTGCCGGCAAATTGGGGTTCAAAGCACCATATCCGATCCCGGAAGAACATGCCGGCGCCTGGATGGTAACTGAACTGTCTTCCGGGATTATCGGCAAAGCCGGGGGAACGGTGGAATGTTCTGATGTACTTAATCAGCCTCAGCATTGGAGAGAATAA
- a CDS encoding tyrosine-type recombinase/integrase produces the protein MEKGQNFNHPKKGSRIEVEPIRGEKDIKAIIQLLSGHPRDHLLFVMGINNGIRVGDLLNIKVGDVRYLKPGQVHQITESKTKKKNVVVINKSVRKALDTYFSNSISQIENHHYLFRSRKGENFPLSVQAVHGLVKKWTQAINLKGNYGTHTLRKTWGYQQRTKYGVGFDVIAKRFNHSDPKTTMTYLGIEDKEVHSILMNEIG, from the coding sequence ATGGAAAAAGGTCAAAATTTCAATCATCCGAAAAAAGGTTCCAGAATTGAGGTGGAGCCGATCAGAGGAGAAAAAGATATTAAAGCGATCATCCAGCTTCTTTCCGGCCACCCGAGAGACCACCTTTTATTTGTTATGGGAATCAATAATGGCATCCGGGTCGGTGACCTTCTTAATATAAAGGTAGGGGACGTCCGTTACTTGAAGCCTGGTCAAGTTCACCAGATAACCGAAAGCAAAACCAAGAAAAAAAACGTGGTAGTGATCAATAAATCCGTCCGGAAAGCACTTGATACGTATTTTTCAAACAGCATAAGCCAAATCGAAAATCATCATTATTTATTCCGGAGCCGGAAGGGTGAGAATTTTCCCTTGTCAGTACAAGCAGTGCATGGGCTTGTTAAAAAATGGACTCAGGCGATTAATTTAAAGGGGAATTATGGCACTCATACATTAAGAAAAACCTGGGGATACCAGCAGCGGACTAAGTATGGTGTTGGTTTTGATGTTATTGCAAAAAGATTCAATCATTCAGATCCTAAGACAACGATGACGTATTTAGGCATAGAGGATAAAGAAGTTCACAGCATTTTAATGAATGAAATCGGCTAA
- a CDS encoding type II toxin-antitoxin system VapC family toxin produces MISIDTNVLLRYLLEDDAEQFRKAVKLISGQEKVLVTDVVLVETIWTLRGKKYQLKKPELVTVLQSLFQEPNIRFEDGQAVWLALTDYRDAKPVKGKGADFSDALIVNKSKQIANKENKPFNGSFTFDLAAQTLPGAKAPK; encoded by the coding sequence ATGATTTCAATCGACACCAACGTTCTGTTGCGATACCTGCTTGAAGATGATGCCGAACAGTTTAGAAAAGCAGTCAAGTTGATTTCAGGTCAGGAGAAGGTTTTAGTCACTGATGTCGTGCTGGTCGAGACGATCTGGACATTGCGTGGTAAAAAATACCAGTTAAAGAAACCTGAACTAGTGACAGTTCTTCAGTCGTTGTTTCAGGAACCGAATATAAGGTTTGAGGATGGTCAAGCCGTGTGGCTTGCGCTTACAGATTACAGAGATGCAAAACCAGTCAAGGGTAAAGGAGCTGATTTTTCGGATGCTTTGATCGTTAACAAATCTAAGCAGATAGCCAACAAAGAAAATAAACCTTTTAATGGCTCTTTCACTTTTGATCTTGCAGCGCAAACTTTACCTGGGGCCAAGGCTCCAAAATAA
- a CDS encoding AbrB/MazE/SpoVT family DNA-binding domain-containing protein produces the protein MPKVSAKRQITLPVSQCEALGIEPGDEVESFIAYGQLTIVKKKQGAARGLLKYVQGNPSMTDEESMESSLQ, from the coding sequence ATGCCGAAGGTTAGTGCAAAAAGGCAAATCACTTTGCCCGTAAGTCAGTGTGAAGCTCTGGGAATTGAACCAGGGGATGAAGTGGAAAGCTTTATAGCTTATGGTCAGTTAACCATTGTAAAAAAGAAGCAGGGAGCTGCAAGAGGTCTTTTAAAGTACGTTCAAGGGAATCCTTCTATGACCGATGAGGAGTCTATGGAGAGTTCTCTGCAATGA
- a CDS encoding PAS domain S-box protein, protein MNNEFMESLIEQNPDAIIFADIKGTIQVWNMAAEHIFGFSKEEAVGASLDIIIPENLRKAHWRGFQQAIQIGKTKYAGKFLPTKSLHADGSVIYVDLGFSIVLDFANNVIGALSSVRDITTKYKEDRAIRKRLSELENIQK, encoded by the coding sequence ATGAATAACGAATTCATGGAGAGCCTTATTGAACAAAATCCCGATGCAATAATATTTGCCGATATAAAAGGCACAATACAAGTATGGAATATGGCGGCCGAACATATTTTTGGATTTAGCAAAGAAGAAGCAGTCGGAGCGAGCTTAGATATTATAATTCCGGAAAACTTACGAAAGGCTCACTGGCGTGGATTTCAACAAGCTATTCAAATTGGGAAAACTAAGTATGCCGGCAAATTTCTGCCTACGAAATCTTTACATGCAGATGGGTCTGTTATTTACGTTGATCTCGGTTTCTCTATTGTTTTAGATTTCGCAAATAATGTTATTGGAGCGTTGTCAAGCGTAAGAGATATTACCACAAAATATAAGGAAGATCGGGCGATTCGAAAAAGATTGTCCGAGTTAGAAAATATTCAAAAATAA
- a CDS encoding NapC/NirT family cytochrome c, with the protein MNKILKPIIFILIGIIIAFPVFSLTYYTMARTSTPGFCASCHEIQPAFNAWKTSTHVNNAQGFVADCMDCHLPAPQDTVNFFYTKTIHGIKDVFVHFAYGTYDREKSREHAYETFKNAQCQKCHRNLLNIPDKRGAMLAHRTVLYPREGYEKKCVDCHRNLVHVDSEIYKYKQKQAPYRAMGIQDL; encoded by the coding sequence ATGAACAAAATACTCAAACCTATAATTTTTATTTTGATCGGCATTATTATCGCCTTTCCTGTATTCAGCCTGACCTATTACACAATGGCGAGAACATCAACGCCCGGATTTTGCGCCTCCTGCCACGAGATTCAACCTGCCTTTAACGCATGGAAGACGTCTACACACGTAAACAACGCCCAGGGATTTGTCGCTGATTGTATGGACTGCCACCTGCCTGCCCCGCAGGATACAGTAAACTTTTTTTATACAAAGACGATCCACGGCATCAAAGATGTATTTGTCCATTTTGCCTATGGGACCTACGACCGGGAAAAAAGTCGTGAACACGCATATGAAACATTTAAAAATGCGCAATGTCAAAAATGTCACCGAAATCTGTTGAATATCCCGGATAAAAGAGGGGCTATGCTGGCCCACCGAACAGTTCTATATCCAAGAGAAGGATATGAAAAAAAATGTGTTGACTGCCATAGAAATCTTGTTCATGTGGACAGCGAAATTTATAAATACAAACAGAAACAGGCGCCATACAGAGCAATGGGAATTCAGGATTTATAA
- a CDS encoding multiheme c-type cytochrome, with the protein MKKKLSVLLTGVFIIGIFPSTVLCSDVQMNIPKSKSFRIERSMSPEAMACIECHKEQHPGIFSDWAASRHASANITCYDCHVAEAHDPDVSQSHFKEYEANDTKYGQKKYMVPVSAVVTPKDCSRCHPDEAMQYSKSKHANTLEIIWKIDPWLNDGMNSDFERINGCYHCHGTILSLKDKELDPATWPNVGVGRLNLDGSKGSCSSCHTRHRFSVMEARKPQACGQCHLGPDHPQIEIFTESKHGDIYDAFGDEYNWTAAPGTWSPGVDFRGPTCASCHMSGAGSVMTSHDVTERLSWELQAPLTVRPEEFKALPAQTNWKEERAKMQEVCMQCHGKRWTESHYSQMDQTIKEYNEVYFKPAKAKLDELYEKGLLDKTRFFDEPLEVEYYELWHHEGRRARMGAAMMAPDYSWWHGFYECKKRFNAFMEEANHLIKTGKKSYKAENYPNATGSTTKPPEIFK; encoded by the coding sequence ATGAAGAAAAAATTGAGTGTATTGCTAACGGGTGTATTTATCATCGGTATTTTCCCATCTACAGTGTTGTGTTCGGATGTTCAGATGAATATACCAAAATCAAAATCATTCAGGATTGAACGATCCATGTCACCCGAGGCCATGGCATGTATCGAATGCCATAAAGAACAGCATCCCGGCATTTTCTCTGACTGGGCGGCCAGCCGACATGCCAGTGCCAACATCACCTGTTACGACTGTCACGTCGCAGAAGCCCATGATCCTGACGTCAGCCAGTCCCATTTTAAAGAGTACGAGGCAAATGACACGAAATACGGGCAGAAAAAATATATGGTGCCGGTCTCTGCTGTGGTTACACCCAAAGACTGTTCTCGTTGTCATCCGGATGAGGCAATGCAATACAGCAAAAGTAAACACGCAAATACCCTTGAAATTATCTGGAAGATAGATCCCTGGCTTAACGATGGCATGAATAGTGATTTTGAGAGGATAAACGGCTGCTATCATTGCCATGGCACCATTTTAAGTTTGAAAGATAAAGAACTTGATCCGGCAACTTGGCCCAATGTCGGTGTAGGAAGACTGAACCTTGACGGCAGTAAAGGCAGTTGTAGTAGTTGTCATACAAGGCATCGTTTTTCTGTTATGGAGGCTAGAAAACCCCAGGCCTGTGGGCAATGTCACCTTGGTCCGGATCATCCCCAGATTGAAATCTTTACAGAATCAAAGCATGGAGATATTTACGATGCTTTTGGAGATGAATATAACTGGACAGCCGCACCGGGAACCTGGAGTCCTGGTGTTGATTTCAGGGGACCAACCTGTGCCTCATGCCATATGTCAGGTGCGGGCAGTGTAATGACGTCCCATGATGTCACCGAAAGATTGTCCTGGGAATTGCAAGCTCCGTTGACAGTTAGACCTGAAGAGTTCAAAGCACTTCCGGCCCAGACCAACTGGAAGGAAGAACGGGCTAAAATGCAGGAAGTCTGCATGCAGTGCCACGGAAAAAGATGGACCGAATCCCATTACAGTCAGATGGATCAAACCATCAAAGAATACAATGAAGTATATTTCAAACCGGCAAAAGCTAAGCTTGACGAACTTTATGAAAAAGGACTGCTCGATAAGACCCGTTTCTTTGATGAGCCCCTTGAGGTGGAGTATTATGAATTATGGCACCACGAAGGGCGAAGGGCAAGAATGGGTGCGGCAATGATGGCACCAGACTATTCATGGTGGCACGGATTTTATGAATGCAAAAAACGCTTCAATGCGTTCATGGAAGAAGCCAACCACTTGATTAAAACCGGTAAAAAGTCTTACAAAGCTGAAAATTATCCCAATGCGACTGGGAGTACCACAAAACCACCAGAAATTTTTAAATAA
- a CDS encoding GNAT family N-acetyltransferase, producing MARSTYWADSYIDKRCSAQEALKHIRPGQRIFIGSSCAEPQYLVQELSEISTRLIDLEIVRLLSIENGPLTPIANGSPSHQFKIRSFYLGSCGCSIIKKNQRFITPTNLSQIPHLFKSGLMPLNAALIQATPPDDFGWMSLGISVDINLSACETADIVICQINPQMPRVLGRSFIHVNDVDFIVEHEDPLLTIQPLPEHESGIAIAKLISRLIEDGSTIQTSLGLTTEIIKMALSNKNDIGVHSQYLSDAIMHLFSMGVITNKKKGFNNGKLVAGAAVGSSQLYEFLDDNPSIEFYPSDYINNPGIIGRHNKMVTLNTAMAIDITGQVAADALPLNNYTGINGLLDFTRGAAMSKGGKTILVMTSTMDHGQRSRIVPLLTEHAVVVPRGDVQFVATEYGLVNLFGKTLQERVMALVSIAHPDFRDELFAEAKAMGLVDSKRKFNQANKGIYPFKYEETIIINNLPITFRPAKPVDERFIQEHYYTMNRGDIVSRFFHEKRNFAYDQIETTYDIDYINDQTIVATIGELGFEKVIAVGEYFRNTIINMAEVAYSVSREYQGMGIASILQKKINQAAIDNGIKGLIAYIYPHNKNMISLFHKQPYKITTKRNGDVLILNCVFSEPKAEDDDDGKALGDAILSMG from the coding sequence ATGGCAAGATCCACTTACTGGGCAGATTCCTACATAGATAAACGTTGCAGTGCCCAAGAGGCCCTGAAACATATCCGGCCAGGTCAACGCATTTTCATAGGCTCATCCTGTGCTGAACCCCAGTATCTTGTCCAAGAACTATCCGAAATATCCACAAGATTAATCGATCTTGAAATTGTACGTCTGCTCAGTATTGAAAATGGACCGTTAACGCCTATAGCTAATGGGTCCCCATCACATCAGTTCAAAATCAGGTCCTTTTACTTAGGCTCCTGTGGCTGTAGCATTATAAAAAAAAATCAAAGATTTATTACACCCACTAATTTATCCCAGATCCCGCACCTGTTCAAATCCGGACTCATGCCGTTGAATGCAGCCCTGATTCAGGCCACACCGCCCGATGACTTTGGTTGGATGAGCCTCGGGATTTCTGTGGACATTAATCTTTCGGCCTGTGAAACCGCCGATATTGTCATATGCCAGATTAATCCCCAAATGCCCCGAGTCCTGGGAAGAAGCTTTATTCATGTTAATGATGTTGATTTTATAGTGGAACATGAAGACCCGCTTTTAACCATCCAGCCACTCCCTGAACATGAGTCAGGCATAGCGATTGCGAAACTCATCTCACGTCTTATCGAAGATGGTTCAACCATTCAGACAAGTCTTGGCTTAACGACTGAAATAATTAAGATGGCTCTGTCAAATAAAAATGATATCGGTGTTCATTCACAATACCTGTCAGATGCAATCATGCACCTTTTTTCCATGGGGGTGATCACGAATAAAAAAAAAGGATTTAATAACGGAAAGCTTGTGGCCGGTGCAGCAGTAGGTTCATCTCAACTCTATGAATTTCTTGACGATAATCCCTCTATTGAATTTTACCCCTCAGATTATATTAACAATCCGGGAATTATCGGGCGTCATAATAAAATGGTAACATTGAACACAGCCATGGCCATTGATATTACCGGTCAGGTGGCAGCCGATGCCCTGCCATTGAATAATTACACAGGCATTAATGGTCTACTTGATTTCACCCGAGGGGCAGCAATGTCCAAAGGAGGAAAAACCATCTTAGTAATGACGTCAACTATGGATCACGGACAAAGAAGCCGAATAGTACCACTATTAACAGAACACGCCGTGGTGGTGCCAAGGGGAGATGTCCAGTTTGTGGCTACAGAATACGGATTAGTGAATCTTTTTGGAAAAACACTTCAGGAACGGGTTATGGCTTTAGTCTCCATTGCCCATCCGGATTTCAGGGATGAATTATTTGCCGAAGCCAAAGCAATGGGGCTGGTTGACAGTAAACGCAAATTTAATCAGGCAAATAAAGGTATCTACCCGTTTAAATACGAGGAAACCATTATTATAAACAATCTTCCCATTACCTTCAGACCCGCAAAGCCGGTGGATGAACGATTTATCCAGGAGCATTATTACACTATGAATCGTGGAGATATTGTTTCGAGGTTCTTTCATGAGAAAAGAAATTTTGCCTATGATCAAATTGAAACTACATATGACATTGATTATATCAATGATCAGACCATTGTGGCTACGATTGGCGAACTCGGGTTTGAAAAAGTTATTGCCGTGGGCGAATATTTCAGAAACACTATCATTAACATGGCTGAAGTCGCTTATTCGGTATCAAGAGAATATCAGGGCATGGGCATTGCCTCTATCTTACAGAAAAAAATCAATCAGGCAGCCATTGATAACGGCATTAAAGGACTGATCGCCTATATTTATCCACATAACAAGAATATGATAAGCCTTTTTCATAAACAGCCATATAAAATCACAACTAAAAGAAATGGAGACGTGCTTATTTTAAACTGCGTGTTCAGTGAGCCTAAAGCAGAAGACGACGATGATGGCAAGGCCCTGGGCGACGCTATTTTATCTATGGGTTGA
- the rnk gene encoding nucleoside diphosphate kinase regulator: MEQEILITEFDLNRLERLLDLCWRQNIFNEEDLETLQKKISNCLVMQPEFIPNNIITMNSTFTVENEATKEQKTYTLVFPEKADIRGNKISILAPIGIAILGHKVGESIEWIAPSGPKKMTFTKIHYQPETSGQFNL, from the coding sequence ATGGAACAGGAAATATTGATAACTGAGTTTGATTTAAACCGTTTGGAACGACTTCTGGATCTATGCTGGAGGCAAAATATTTTTAATGAAGAAGACCTGGAAACTTTGCAAAAAAAGATATCCAATTGTCTTGTTATGCAGCCTGAATTCATTCCCAATAATATTATAACAATGAATTCAACCTTCACTGTTGAAAATGAGGCCACCAAAGAACAAAAAACCTATACACTGGTTTTTCCGGAAAAAGCCGACATTAGAGGGAACAAGATTTCCATCTTGGCTCCTATAGGTATTGCTATCCTTGGGCACAAAGTGGGCGAATCCATAGAATGGATCGCTCCTTCAGGGCCAAAGAAAATGACATTTACCAAGATCCATTACCAACCTGAAACCAGCGGGCAGTTCAATTTGTAA
- a CDS encoding DMT family transporter produces MDLDKRKSSRLSISACIWLILLCGIWGGNAVSIKFSSLYIPPLMAATLRSIIAGFIVWEVAVWKGQSVLFPSGKSHHAVIIGVLFGLEFLFIYWGISLTSAFRSTIFLYSQPLWVIVGAHFALKQDRLSGIKIIGSFLSFIGLIFVFKMHSETLPEYHRIGDVMQILAAVFWAASTLYIKRISQSIPLDHYQTLFAQLMFAIPILAMGTLLFEQNQPVVLSPVSIAA; encoded by the coding sequence GTGGATTTAGATAAACGAAAAAGCAGTCGTCTTTCAATATCAGCTTGTATCTGGCTGATTCTGCTATGTGGCATCTGGGGCGGTAACGCTGTCAGCATTAAATTCAGCAGCCTGTACATCCCTCCGCTTATGGCAGCCACTCTTCGTTCAATTATAGCAGGTTTTATAGTCTGGGAAGTTGCTGTTTGGAAAGGTCAATCAGTTTTATTCCCATCGGGGAAAAGTCATCACGCAGTCATCATTGGTGTGCTTTTTGGCCTGGAATTTTTATTCATCTACTGGGGAATCTCCCTCACTTCCGCATTCCGCTCTACTATTTTTTTGTATTCTCAACCTTTGTGGGTAATTGTAGGGGCACATTTTGCCCTGAAACAGGACCGATTGTCGGGGATTAAGATTATAGGATCATTTCTATCTTTCATCGGGCTTATTTTTGTTTTTAAAATGCACTCAGAAACCTTGCCCGAATACCATAGGATAGGGGATGTGATGCAGATCCTGGCGGCAGTGTTCTGGGCAGCATCCACACTGTATATAAAACGCATCAGTCAATCTATTCCCCTTGATCATTACCAAACCCTTTTTGCTCAGCTGATGTTTGCCATACCGATTCTCGCAATGGGCACTTTATTGTTTGAACAGAATCAACCCGTGGTCTTAAGTCCGGTTTCGATTGCCGCATAG
- a CDS encoding sigma-54 dependent transcriptional regulator, translating into MDDVPFKILIVEDDINLNRGLVHVIKKMGYEAHSTETGEQALKLIKKHPFDLIVADFKLPGIDGKQVLKAAKQFDAGIMVIMITAYGTVDTAVAAMKEGAEDYILKPFDVEEFKVIVKKTLEKKALLMDNTRLKRQLKHKYTFDNIIGNSPGMTEVFKTIHHVKDSRTTVLIRGETGTGKELVARAIHYNGNRAAKPYVPVNCAAISESLMSSELFGHVKGAFTGAVSDKKGVFEAAEGGTLFLDEIGDIGKGLQQTLLRAIESGEIQPVGSFKQKKVQVRIIAATNRNLEDMVEKGGFRDDLYYRLNVVTISLPPLRERVDDIVLLAYHFLKRYTTQNNKRIDRISPDAMKLMEKYNWPGNVRELENIIERATLFEESPVLSVTSLPSIFRHAVSISPRRNINSLDQMNRTHIEEVLESTGGNKTEASKILGINRSTLYRIMKRFKIQ; encoded by the coding sequence ATGGATGACGTACCATTTAAAATACTAATTGTGGAAGATGATATAAATTTAAACAGAGGGCTTGTACATGTCATAAAGAAAATGGGATACGAGGCCCATTCGACAGAGACTGGGGAACAAGCCCTGAAATTGATTAAAAAACATCCATTTGACCTGATAGTCGCAGATTTCAAGCTTCCGGGTATTGACGGCAAACAGGTTCTCAAAGCAGCAAAGCAATTCGACGCCGGAATCATGGTTATCATGATTACAGCCTATGGCACGGTAGATACTGCCGTTGCTGCCATGAAAGAAGGAGCAGAAGATTATATTCTTAAGCCCTTTGATGTGGAAGAATTCAAAGTCATCGTCAAGAAGACATTGGAAAAAAAAGCCCTCCTCATGGATAATACCCGGTTAAAGCGTCAGTTAAAGCACAAATATACATTTGATAATATCATCGGTAACAGCCCTGGTATGACAGAGGTTTTTAAAACCATTCACCATGTAAAGGATTCCAGAACCACAGTACTGATTCGCGGTGAAACCGGTACCGGAAAAGAGTTGGTGGCAAGGGCCATTCACTATAATGGAAACCGGGCAGCAAAACCCTATGTACCCGTAAACTGTGCTGCAATCAGTGAAAGTTTAATGAGCAGCGAATTGTTCGGCCATGTAAAAGGTGCATTTACCGGTGCCGTATCTGATAAAAAGGGCGTTTTTGAGGCTGCCGAAGGAGGTACTCTGTTTCTTGATGAAATAGGGGATATCGGAAAAGGCCTTCAACAAACCCTTCTACGGGCGATTGAGAGCGGAGAAATTCAACCGGTCGGATCATTTAAACAAAAAAAGGTCCAGGTTCGAATTATTGCGGCCACAAACAGAAATCTTGAGGACATGGTAGAAAAAGGAGGCTTTAGGGATGACTTGTATTATAGGCTTAATGTTGTCACCATAAGCTTACCGCCATTACGTGAACGTGTTGATGATATTGTATTGTTGGCCTATCATTTTTTAAAACGCTATACGACTCAAAACAACAAACGGATTGATCGCATATCTCCGGATGCTATGAAGCTGATGGAAAAATACAACTGGCCGGGAAACGTAAGAGAATTGGAAAACATCATCGAAAGGGCCACATTGTTCGAAGAAAGCCCTGTGCTGTCGGTGACGAGTCTGCCCAGCATTTTCAGACACGCTGTATCTATAAGCCCTCGCAGGAATATTAATTCCTTGGACCAGATGAACAGAACGCACATAGAAGAAGTGCTGGAATCCACTGGAGGGAATAAAACCGAAGCCTCGAAAATTCTAGGAATTAATCGATCAACACTTTACCGGATTATGAAACGCTTCAAAATTCAATAA
- a CDS encoding ATP-binding protein encodes MNSDKNINAKFTESHFQKFRLLLISVFMFIALVPLVSFGFNGISRSKQMIKDRAASYLTNLAIRNAESIKHFIMERVNDIHLVSSLLDMSEPNFRHHLNQIVNDLHRPYIDFFIVTQSGQLIFNTGPKKINDPIIEMALQAQLSWQGTKITKIFKITKNNEQLPVLMLSKSLLLNTAKDELHFLCGLVDFRAVSVLLQENKMEDTGEVYLIDEAGWFLSTSRFGAKTLETRVSMTNNKSEGDLAAYQAIDYRGKSVLQARQNIDFFGWTVMADQDMGEILNRIRILEKKAFIYALVTGGLVFILAFFISTAIVNMVKEKYQREKEMEFQVIQKEKLASMGLLTSGLAHELNTPLANALLYTQIALEEIEEDNFDPESVSQHLLTVIDEVKQGSSVIKNLLYFSRHIQSDLQTVNCNDLLNKLMEITIPHCDAKNIQVKLALESDIPDVLADPSTLQSIVTNLVANAIEAMPDGGNLSLSTRFIPVLKLVKIEVSDSGIGISKEDISNIFNPFYSTKKPGEGTGLGLFISYEMARKLGGDLKVVSSTRNETIKTGTHFTLELPIKA; translated from the coding sequence ATGAATAGTGATAAAAACATCAATGCCAAATTTACAGAATCGCATTTTCAGAAATTTCGTTTGCTTCTGATTTCCGTATTTATGTTTATCGCATTAGTTCCGCTGGTTTCTTTTGGATTTAATGGGATATCACGAAGCAAACAGATGATCAAGGATAGAGCTGCTTCCTACCTTACTAATCTGGCGATAAGAAACGCGGAATCTATAAAACATTTTATAATGGAGCGGGTGAATGATATTCACCTGGTCAGCAGTCTCTTAGATATGTCGGAACCAAATTTCAGACATCATCTTAATCAAATAGTCAATGATTTGCACAGGCCTTATATTGACTTTTTTATCGTTACTCAGTCAGGTCAGCTCATTTTTAATACAGGACCCAAAAAGATCAACGACCCAATTATAGAGATGGCGTTACAGGCACAACTGTCATGGCAAGGAACTAAAATAACCAAGATATTCAAAATAACGAAAAACAATGAACAGCTCCCTGTATTGATGCTGTCAAAATCGTTACTTTTAAATACGGCAAAAGATGAACTTCATTTTTTATGCGGGTTGGTGGATTTCAGAGCCGTAAGTGTGCTGCTTCAAGAAAACAAGATGGAAGATACCGGCGAAGTTTATTTAATTGACGAAGCAGGATGGTTTTTATCTACCTCCCGGTTTGGTGCCAAAACACTTGAGACAAGGGTTTCAATGACAAATAATAAGTCCGAAGGCGATTTGGCAGCCTATCAAGCCATCGATTATCGGGGTAAATCTGTTCTTCAGGCCAGACAGAATATCGATTTTTTTGGCTGGACCGTTATGGCAGATCAGGATATGGGGGAAATTTTAAATCGAATCAGGATTCTGGAGAAAAAGGCCTTTATTTATGCGTTAGTGACCGGGGGGCTTGTTTTCATTTTGGCATTTTTTATCTCAACTGCTATCGTAAATATGGTGAAGGAAAAGTATCAACGGGAAAAGGAAATGGAATTTCAGGTCATTCAAAAAGAAAAATTGGCATCTATGGGGCTTCTGACTTCAGGCCTTGCCCATGAATTGAATACCCCTTTGGCCAATGCTCTTCTATATACACAGATTGCCCTGGAAGAGATAGAGGAGGACAATTTTGACCCAGAAAGCGTCTCTCAACACTTATTGACCGTTATTGATGAAGTGAAACAGGGCAGCAGTGTTATAAAAAATCTTTTGTATTTCTCAAGGCACATACAAAGTGACTTGCAAACAGTCAATTGTAATGATCTATTGAACAAATTGATGGAAATCACGATTCCTCACTGCGATGCAAAAAACATTCAAGTCAAATTGGCTTTGGAATCTGATATACCAGATGTTTTGGCAGATCCCAGCACCTTACAGTCCATTGTAACCAACCTCGTGGCCAATGCTATAGAGGCCATGCCTGACGGTGGAAATCTTTCGTTGAGCACCCGTTTTATTCCGGTTTTAAAACTGGTCAAAATTGAGGTTTCAGATTCCGGTATCGGTATCTCCAAAGAAGATATATCAAATATCTTCAATCCGTTTTATTCAACCAAAAAACCAGGAGAAGGAACAGGGCTTGGGCTTTTTATCAGCTATGAAATGGCACGGAAACTTGGGGGAGATCTAAAGGTAGTCAGTTCAACCCGGAATGAGACGATCAAAACCGGGACACATTTTACGCTGGAACTTCCAATTAAGGCTTAA
- a CDS encoding rubredoxin, with amino-acid sequence MEKYECIPCGWVYDPEEGDDAGNIEPGTAFEDLPGDWTCPVCGVGKDEFQKIE; translated from the coding sequence ATGGAAAAATATGAATGTATCCCCTGTGGCTGGGTATATGATCCTGAAGAAGGAGATGATGCTGGAAATATTGAGCCCGGCACCGCTTTTGAAGATTTGCCTGGTGATTGGACCTGCCCGGTGTGCGGCGTGGGAAAAGATGAGTTTCAAAAAATAGAATAA